A genomic segment from Corylus avellana chromosome ca5, CavTom2PMs-1.0 encodes:
- the LOC132180625 gene encoding receptor-like protein 19 → MLQGALSIPPASTKIYQVGWNKVSEISPLICNLSSLSELDLSHNNLRGILHPCLGNFSPFLSVLELRSNNFHGTIPKTWANSSSLRVIDLSQNQLEGPLPRSLANSAMLEYLHVGNNKIIGTFPFWLRTLPQLKVLVLHSNGFYGAIRSSESNYTFPKLRIIDLSCNNFSGHLPAEYFLHWTAMKAADANQLKYMIARTTGDWWYSDFAYSIAIANKGIEIEYQKIQDVFTVIDFSSNRFEGEIPYLLESLKGLYLLNLSNNAFTGHIPSSLGNLTQLESMDLSRNKLSGIIPPQLAELNFLSSFNVSNNRLTGPIPHGEQFDTFENSSFSGNLGLYGKPLSKQCDTLPPSTSEENQGSESSLEFDWKVVVMGYGCGLVVGAVIGKFVTIRKFMRSSVKRQQTPRWVNRRM, encoded by the coding sequence ATGCTGCAAGGTGCACTCTCGATTCCACCAGCTTCTACAAAGATTTATCAAGTCGGGTGGAACAAGGTTAGTGAAATTTCACCATTGATTTGCAATCTGAGTTCACTTTCTGAACTTGATTTGTCCCACAACAACTTGAGAGGCATTCTCCATCCATGCTTAGGAAATTTTAGTCCTTTTTTGTCAGTACTTGAACTACGAAGTAACAACTTTCATGGCACCATCCCCAAAACATGGGCAAACAGTAGTAGCTTAAGGGTTATTGATTTAAGTCAAAACCAATTAGAGGGTCCTCTGCCAAGATCACTAGCAAATTCTGCAATGCTAGAGTATCTTCATGTTGGTAACAATAAGATCATTGGTACTTTCCCATTTTGGCTGAGAACCCTTCCCCAATTGAAGGTTCTTGTTCTTCATTCCAATGGATTCTATGGAGCAATAAGAAGTTCTGAATCAAATTATACATTCCCCAAGTTGCGTATCATTGACCTCTCTTGCAACAATTTTTCTGGACATTTGCCTGCAGAGTACTTCCTACATTGGACTGCCATGAAAGCTGCTGATGCCAATCAATTAAAGTACATGATTGCAAGGACTACTGGAGATTGGTGGTATTCAGATTTCGCTTACTCGATTGCAATAGCAAACAAAGGCATAGAGATAGAATATCAAAAGATCCAAGATGTCTTCACAGTCATTGATTTCTCAAGCAACAGATTTGAAGGAGAAATCCCATATCTCTTAGAGAGTCTGAAAGGGCTTTATTTGCTCAATCTTTCTAACAATGCTTTCACTGGTCATATCCCATCGTCCCTAGGGAACTTGACACAACTAGAATCAATGGACCTTTCTCGAAACAAGTTGTCCGGAATTATACCTCCACAACTAGCGGAGCTCaattttctttcatcttttaatGTCTCCAACAATCGGCTTACAGGACCTATACCACATGGAGAACAATTTGATACATTTGAGAATAGTTCATTCAGTGGTAATCTGGGATTGTATGGAAAACCATTATCAAAGCAATGTGACACGTTGCCACCTTCAACCTCTGAAGAGAATCAAGGTTCAGAGTCTTCACTTGAATTTGATTGGAAAGTAGTTGTGATGGGATATGGATGTGGCTTGGTAGTGGGAGCTGTTATAGGAAAATTTGTGACTATAAGG
- the LOC132180290 gene encoding pentatricopeptide repeat-containing protein At4g26680, mitochondrial-like, giving the protein MNNNFPLRRFSTLLNSSVKPTIPANFGERKWKPIPIPHRTVPEPRGQDLDFINVAHSHLIHSDWAKLSSLSTDLTPLRVKHVLLKIQKDHVLSLEFFNWAGIQKPSCHSLEIHSIILHILTKNRKFKSAESILRNIIVSGSTDVPSNLFEEMLHSYRLCHSSPRVFDSLFKTFAHMKKFRDATDTFCRMKDYGFFPTIESCNAYMSSLLDLHRMDITLAFYREMRRHRISPNVYTLNMIMRAYCKLGKLEKAVEAFREMESMGFRPNTASYNTLIAGHCSKGLLSFAVKFKNSMERSGVHQDVVTFNTLIHGFCKEGKLHEANRVFIEMKAANVTPNIVTYNTLINGYSQVGNSEMGSKLYEEMLRNQVKADILTYNALIFGLCKEGKTKKAAYLVKELDKHNLVPNASTFSALICGQCMRKNSERAFQIYKSMLRSGCHPNAHTFKMLVSTFCKNEDFDGAVQVLKEMFERSMAPDSGILSEICSGLCQCGKIEEAKMLCSEMEARGLMPAGFDKSETTNFGA; this is encoded by the coding sequence ATGAATAACAATTTTCCACTCCGTCGATTTTCGACTTTGCTGAATTCCTCTGTGAAACCCACGATCCCTGCGAATTTTGGAGAAAGGAAGTGGAAACCAATTCCAATACCCCACCGAACAGTCCCTGAGCCCAGAGGTCAAGACCTTGATTTCATAAACGTTGCACACAGCCACCTAATTCACTCTGATTGGGCTAAGCTCAGTTCGTTATCAACCGATCTAACACCCCTCAGAGTGAAACATGTATTGCTCAAGATTCAGAAGGACCATGTTCTTTCCCTCGAGTTTTTCAACTGGGCTGGGATTCAAAAGCCCAGTTGCCATTCCCTCGAAATTCATTCCATAATTCTCCACATTCTCACAAAAAACCGGAAATTCAAATCTGCAGAGTCCATTTTGAGGAACATTATTGTATCTGGTTCCACAGATGTACCCTCCAATCTGTTTGAAGAAATGCTACACTCGTACCGCTTGTGTCATTCTTCGCCTCGTGTTTTTGACTCACTTTTCAAGACTTTTGCGCATATGAAGAAGTTTAGGGATGCCACTGATACTTTTTGTCGAATGAAGGATTATGGATTTTTCCCTACTATTGAGTCGTGTAATGCCTACATGAGCTCTTTGCTTGATTTGCACAGGATGGATATTACTTTGGCATTCTACAGAGAAATGCGGCGTCATAGGATTTCTCCAAATGTTTATACTCTTAATATGATCATGCGCGCTTACTGTAAATTGGGAAAATTGGAGAAGGCTGTTGAGGCATTTAGGGAGATGGAGAGCATGGGTTTTAGACCGAATACTGCATCTTATAACACATTGATTGCAGGACATTGCAGTAAGGGTCTATTGAGCTTTGCagtaaagtttaaaaactcaatGGAAAGGAGTGGGGTGCACCAGGATGTGGTTACATTTAACACGCTTATCCATGGATTTTGCAAGGAAGGGAAATTACATGAAGCTAATAGAGTTTTCATTGAGATGAAGGCCGCAAATGTTACTCCTAATATTGTGACCTACAATACCTTGATAAATGGGTATAGCCAAGTGGGTAATAGTGAGATGGGCAGCAAGCTTTATGAGGAGATGTTGAGGAATCAAGTTAAGGCTGATATTTTAACGTATAATGCCTTGATATTTGGACTATGCAAGGAGGGTAAGACAAAGAAAGCGGCATATCTGGTTAAGGAACTTGATAAGCATAACTTAGTGCCAAATGCCTCAACGTTTTCTGCCCTTATTTGTGGTCAGTGCATGAGAAAGAACTCCGAACGTGcctttcaaatatataaaagcaTGTTAAGGAGTGGTTGCCATCCAAATGCACATACTTTCAAAATGTTGGTATCAACTTTCTGCAAAAATGAGGACTTTGATGGAGCAGTCCAAGTCTTGAAGGAAATGTTTGAGAGATCAATGGCTCCTGATTCAGGCATTTTATCTGAGATTTGCAGTGGGCTTTGCCAGTGTGGAAAAATTGAAGAGGCAAAGATGTTATGTAGTGAGATGGAAGCTAGAGGTCTTATGCCAGCAGGCTTTGACAAATCCGAAACCACCAACTTTGGTGCCTAG
- the LOC132180623 gene encoding receptor-like protein 9DC3: MDSYLYRFKFVRFLFLLSILFLVLLTASLSSLQPFCHDDERSALLQFKDSFIIKKSASLDPFGYPKGVASWTLEGANSDCCSWDGVDCNGDTGHVIGLDLSSSFLYGSFNSSNSLFGLLQLQRLNLANNDFNGSQIPYGVGNLLRLTYLNLSDSVFSGQIPSKLSHLTKLTFLDLSWNILIGHIPSSFFANLTQLRYLYLSHNKLSGTLEFDMFLKIKSLSVLDLSSNNLTLLTKANSNDTLPQFHTLGLGSCNLQKFPDFLRSQNKLSWLDLGDNNLEGLVPRWMYNASRESLVRISLSNNFLKGFEQSPVVLPWSNLASLYLDNNMLQGSLPIPQPSINTYRVQRNLIREMSPLICNLSSLYELDLSYNKLSGKLHPCLGNFSSHLSVLNLRSNNFCGTIPKTWEKGSKLTVIDLSENQLQGQLPRSMANSMMLEYLNVSSNQINDIFPFWLVCNLRSLELLDLSYNNLSGKFHPCLGNVNSTLSILILRGNNFQGTIPKIWAVGNNLTVIDLSENQFQGELPRSMANCLMHEFLHVGNNQINDTFPFWLGTLSRLKVIVLRSNAFRGAIKGLEINNTFPELHILDLSQNSFSGILPTEYFQHWNAMKVVGGNKLNYMEVNSTGDGLGSSGQCTITITNKGTKLSYEKIPDVFRVIDFSSNRFEGEIPEVVGSLKGLHSLNLSNNALTGHIPASLGNLTNLESMDLSRNKLFGEIPSQLTQLFSLAYFNVSNNCLTGPIPRGNQLDTFQNNSFGGNTGLCGSPLSKKCGDFNYTLTPPYPFEENQSSESSFEFGWKVVVIGYGCGFVIGVVIGQIVITRKYGWFVKIFGKM; the protein is encoded by the coding sequence ATGGATAGCTATTTGTATCGCTTCAAGTTCGTGcgcttcctttttcttctctcaataTTGTTCCTTGTTTTACTCACTGCCTCTTTATCTTCTCTGCAGCCATTTTGTCATGATGATGAGAGATCTGCCTTGTTGCAATTCAAGGATAGCTTTATAATAAAGAAGTCTGCTTCTCTTGATCCCTTTGGGTATCCAAAAGGCGTTGCATCATGGACTCTAGAAGGAGCGAATAGTGATTGTTGCTCATGGGACGGGGTTGATTGCAATGGGGACACAGGTCATGTGATTGGCCTTGACCTCAGTAGCAGCTTTCTCTACGGTTCTTTTAATTCCAGCAATAGCCTCTTCGGCCTTCTTCAACTTCAGAGGCTTAATCTTGCTAATAATGACTTCAACGGCTCTCAAATCCCATATGGAGTTGGCAATCTTTTGAGGTTAACCTATCTAAACCTCTCCGACTCTGTGTTTTCTGGACAAATCCCCTCAAAGCTGTCACATCTCACCAAACTCACTTTTCTAGATTTGTCATGGAACATTCTTATAGGCCACATCCCTTCTTCCTTCTTTGCTAACCTGACTCAACTACGTTATCTATACCTTTCACATAATAAATTGAGTGGGACCCTGGAGTTTGACATGTTTCTTaaaatcaaaagtttaagtGTGCTTGATCTATCATCCAACAATTTGACATTGCTAACCAAGGCCAATTCAAATGATACTCTTCCACAGTTTCACACTCTAGGATTGGGTTCTTGCAACTTACAAAAGTTCCCAGATTTTTTACGCAGCCAAAACAAATTGAGTTGGCTTGATCTGGGAGACAACAATCTTGAAGGCCTAGTACCTAGATGGATGTATAATGCAAGTAGAGAATCTCTAGTGAGAATAAGCCTTTCTAACAATTTTCTAAAAGGCTTTGAACAATCTCCGGTTGTTCTCCCATGGTCTAATCTAGCTAGTTTATATCTAGACAATAACATGCTGCAAGGATCACTCCCCATTCCACAACCATCTATCAATACTTATCGAGTCCAAAGGAACTTGATAAGAGAAATGTCACCGTTGATTTGCAATCTCAGTTCACTTTATGAACTTGATTTATCCTATAACAAATTGAGTGGTAAGCTCCATCCATGTTTAGGAAACTTCAGTTCTCATTTGTCAGTACTTAACCTACGAAGCAACAACTTTTGTGGCACCATCCCAAAAACATGGGAAAAGGGAAGCAAATTAACGGTGATTGATTTAAGTGAAAACCAATTACAAGGTCAGCTACCAAGATCAATGGCTAATAGTATGATGCTAGAGTATCTTAATGTTAGTAGCAATCAAATCAATGACATATTTCCCTTTTGGTTGGTTTGCAATCTGCGTTCACTTGAACTACTTGATCTTTCCTATAACAACTTGAGTGGCAAGTTTCATCCATGTTTAGGAAACGTCAATTCTACTTTGTCAATACTTATACTACGAGGCAACAACTTCCAAGGCACCATCCCAAAAATATGGGCAGTGGGGAACAACTTAACGGTGATTGACTTAAgtgaaaaccaattccaaggtGAGCTACCAAGATCCATGGCCAACTGTCTCATGCATGAGTTTCTTCATGTTGGTAACAATCAGATCAATGATACCTTTCCCTTTTGGTTGGGAACTCTTTCTCGGTTGAAGGTTATCGTCCTCCGTTCTAATGCATTCCGAGGTGCAATAAAGGGTCTTGAAATCAATAATACTTTCCCCGAGTTGCATATCCTTGATCTCTCTCAAAATAGTTTCTCTGGAATTTTGCCCACAGAGTATTTTCAACATTGGAATGCCATGAAAGTTGTTGGAGGAAACAAATTGAATTACATGGAGGTGAATTCTACAGGAGATGGGTTGGGTAGTTCTGGCCAATGCACAATCACAATTACGAACAAAGGCACAAAGTTAAGTTACGAGAAAATCCCAGATGTGTTTAGGGTCATTGATTTCTCAAGCAATAGATTTGAAGGAGAAATTCCAGAAGTTGTGGGGAGTCTTAAAGGACTTCATTCGCTAAATCTTTCCAATAATGCTCTCACAGGTCATATCCCAGCATCTTTAGGGAACTTGACAAATCTAGAATCAATGGACCTTTCCCGAAACAAGTTATTTGGAGAGATACCTTCACAACTAACCCAACTCTTTTCTCTTGCATACTTCAATGTCTCCAACAACTGTCTCACAGGACCTATACCACGTGGAAATCAACTCGACACGTTTCAAAATAATTCATTTGGAGGTAATACAGGATTGTGTGGAAGCCCGCTATCAAAAAAATGTGGAGATTTCAATTACACTCTAACTCCACCTTATCCTTTTGAAGAGAATCAAAGCTCAGAGTCTTCATTTGAATTTGGGTGGAAAGTAGTTGTCATAGGGTATGGATGTGGATTTGTGATTGGAGTTGTTATTGGGCAAATTGTTATTACAAGGAAGTATGGTTGGTTTGTGAAGATTTTTGGAAAGATGTAG
- the LOC132180624 gene encoding receptor-like protein 53, with amino-acid sequence MTDNYLYQFMFMRFLFLLSLVLVLLTVSLSSQQPLCREDERSALLQFKDGFIIDCSASFDPFAYPKVASWTPEKEHSECCSWDGVECNEDTGHVIRLDLSSSCLYGSINSNTSLFHLLQLQRLNLAFNNFNHSQIPFGVGHLSTLTYLNLSNSMFWGQVPKSLANLSSLATLDLLKCWLHGEFPTEIFLLPSLRFLRVAYNQDLIGHLPEFYSSSSLQVLTLEGTSFYGKLPTSIGNLSSLHVLNFRNCHFSGSIPASLSNFTQLTYLDMSGNTLTGHIPSLSANLTQLTFVDLSYNKLSGMLELDMFLKIKSFSVLVLSSNYLTLLTRISSNDTLPQFHTLHWVLATYRSSQISYATKTN; translated from the coding sequence ATGACGGATAACTATTTGTATCAGTTCATGTTCATGcgcttcctttttcttctctcattGGTCCTTGTTTTACTAACTGTTTCTCTGTCTTCTCAGCAGCCACTTTGTCGCGAAGATGAGAGATCAGCCTTGTTGCAATTCAAGGATGGTTTTATCATTGACTGCTCTGCTTCTTTTGATCCTTTTGCATATCCTAAGGTTGCATCATGGACTCCAGAAAAAGAGCATAGTGAATGCTGCTCATGGGATGGGGTTGAGTGCAATGAGGACACAGGTCATGTGATACGCCTTGATCTCAGTAGCAGCTGTCTCTATGGTTCTATCAACTCTAACACCAGCCTTTTCCACCTTCTTCAACTTCAAAGGCTTAATCTTGCATTTAACAACTTCAATCACTCTCAAATCCCATTTGGAGTTGGCCATCTTTCAACACTTACATATCTCAACCTCTCTAATTCTATGTTCTGGGGACAAGTACCTAAAAGCTTGGCAAATTTATCTTCTTTGGCAACTCTAGATCTACTAAAGTGCTGGTTACATGGAGAATTTCCAACCGAAATTTTTCTGCTACCAAGCCTAAGGTTTCTTAGAGTAGCATACAATCAAGACCTCATTGGTCATTTGCCTGAATTTTACTCTAGCAGTTCTCTTCAGGTTTTGACACTTGAGGGCACAAGTTTTTATGGTAAACTACCGACCTCAATTGGAAACTTAAGTTCTTTacatgttttaaattttaggaaTTGTCATTTCTCTGGATCTATCCCAGCTTCATTGAGCAATTTCACCCAACTCACTTATCTAGATATGTCAGGGAACACTCTTACAGGTCACATTCCTTCCTTGTCAGCTAACCTGACTCAACTAACTTTTGTGGACCTTTCCTACAATAAATTAAGTGGGATGTTGGAGTTAGACATGTTTCTTAAGATCAAAAGTTTTAGTGTGCTTGTGCTATCATCCAACTATTTGACATTGCTAACGAGGATCAGTTCAAATGACACTCTTCCGCAGTTTCACACTCTACATTGGGTTCTTGCAACTTACAGGAGTTCCCAGATTTCCTACGCAACCAAAACAAATTGA